Proteins co-encoded in one Listeria ivanovii subsp. ivanovii genomic window:
- a CDS encoding glycerol-3-phosphate responsive antiterminator has protein sequence MALPFSGQTIIPAAHNQKDMEKILELDSTYMVMLETHVAQLKALVKFAQAGGKKVLLHADLVNGLKNDEYAIDFLCKEICPDGIISTRGNAIIKAKQHKMLAIQRLFMIDSSAYNKGVALIQKVQPDCIELLPGIIPEQVQKMTEKLHIPVIAGGLIETTDQIDRVLASGAIAVTTSNKHLW, from the coding sequence TTGGCTTTACCATTTTCCGGTCAAACAATTATCCCGGCGGCGCATAACCAAAAAGATATGGAGAAGATATTAGAATTAGATAGTACATATATGGTTATGTTAGAAACGCATGTAGCTCAATTAAAAGCATTAGTTAAATTTGCCCAAGCAGGCGGAAAAAAAGTATTGCTACATGCCGATTTAGTCAATGGACTGAAAAATGATGAATACGCGATTGATTTTTTGTGCAAAGAAATTTGTCCAGATGGTATCATTTCAACTAGAGGTAATGCTATTATCAAAGCTAAACAACATAAAATGCTCGCGATCCAACGGTTATTTATGATTGATTCTAGTGCCTATAACAAAGGTGTCGCGCTTATACAAAAAGTACAACCAGATTGTATTGAACTATTGCCAGGCATTATCCCAGAACAAGTGCAAAAAATGACAGAGAAATTGCATATACCAGTTATTGCAGGTGGCCTAATAGAGACAACAGATCAAATTGACCGAGTGCTAGCTAGTGGAGCAATAGCTGTAACAACATCGAACAAACACTTATGGTGA
- the mutL gene encoding DNA mismatch repair endonuclease MutL, whose translation MAKHIVELTDALSNKIAAGEVVERPASVVKELVENAIDAGSTVIDILVEEAGLNKITIIDNGSGIEEEDVATAFLRHATSKIKNEADLFRVHTLGFRGEALPSIASVSHLSMETSTGESKGTSISLEGGKIIEQKSGHARKGTQIEVSQLFFNTPARLKYLKSLPTELGNITDILNRLALAHPDISFRFSHNGKSILQTNGNGDLRQVIAAIYGVSIARKSIPVNAESLDFKISGYAVLPEVNRSNRNYISTIINGRFIKNFALVKAIQEGYHTLLPIGRFPIIVLQIEMDPIIVDVNVHPAKLEVRLSKEKELGQLISQMIKQAFHQLQLIPDGEVSKKQKELQKSEQIQMSFEENKQKEEPPTLFSKPNIPEYVPSDDDAPIETDLILESAPVYSPVEKIEHPETPKERIPKMYPIGQMHATYIFAQNENGLYIIDQHAAQERIKYEFYREKIGEVSRELQELLVPIVLEFPADEYVRLEEQKAKLEEVGVFLESFGQNSYIIRAHPTWFPKDQEEETLREIIDEALTSPSISIHKLREDTAIMMSCKKSIKANHYLTMKDMEALLDTLREASDPFTCPHGRPVIIQYSTYELEKMFKRVM comes from the coding sequence ATGGCTAAACATATCGTAGAATTAACGGATGCTTTATCTAATAAAATAGCTGCTGGAGAAGTAGTAGAACGACCTGCGTCTGTTGTAAAAGAACTGGTAGAAAATGCGATTGATGCTGGTAGTACGGTAATTGATATCCTAGTAGAAGAAGCAGGATTAAATAAAATTACTATCATTGATAACGGCAGTGGGATTGAAGAAGAGGACGTTGCTACGGCTTTCCTTCGTCATGCAACAAGCAAAATTAAAAATGAAGCAGACTTATTTCGTGTCCATACTTTAGGCTTTCGTGGGGAGGCCCTTCCAAGTATTGCTTCCGTATCACATTTATCCATGGAAACATCTACTGGTGAATCCAAAGGTACAAGCATTTCACTAGAAGGCGGGAAAATCATCGAACAAAAAAGTGGACATGCAAGAAAAGGGACGCAAATTGAAGTATCACAGCTATTCTTTAATACACCAGCCCGCTTAAAATACTTAAAAAGTTTACCGACTGAACTTGGAAACATCACAGACATTTTAAATCGCTTAGCTTTAGCTCACCCAGACATTAGCTTCCGTTTTTCACATAACGGCAAATCGATATTACAAACGAATGGTAACGGAGATTTAAGACAAGTTATTGCAGCAATTTATGGTGTTTCGATTGCGAGAAAGTCCATTCCTGTAAATGCAGAGTCACTTGATTTTAAAATATCAGGCTATGCAGTTTTGCCAGAAGTGAATCGCTCTAACCGAAATTATATATCGACAATTATTAATGGTCGCTTTATTAAAAATTTTGCCTTAGTAAAAGCAATTCAAGAAGGCTATCATACGCTTCTACCAATTGGCCGTTTTCCAATTATTGTTCTTCAAATTGAAATGGATCCTATTATTGTAGATGTAAACGTCCATCCAGCAAAATTAGAAGTCCGTTTAAGCAAAGAAAAAGAACTGGGGCAACTAATTAGCCAAATGATTAAACAAGCTTTCCATCAGTTGCAACTTATTCCAGATGGAGAGGTATCAAAAAAACAGAAAGAACTTCAAAAATCAGAACAAATTCAGATGTCATTTGAAGAGAATAAACAGAAAGAAGAACCACCGACGCTATTCTCTAAACCAAACATTCCAGAATATGTTCCTTCAGATGATGATGCTCCAATCGAAACAGATCTCATTTTAGAATCAGCTCCAGTTTATTCACCGGTAGAAAAAATAGAGCACCCAGAAACACCAAAAGAACGCATCCCCAAAATGTATCCAATTGGCCAAATGCATGCTACCTATATCTTTGCTCAAAATGAAAATGGCTTATATATTATCGACCAACATGCGGCACAAGAAAGAATTAAATATGAATTTTATCGCGAAAAAATTGGTGAAGTAAGTCGCGAACTGCAAGAGTTACTTGTACCAATTGTATTAGAGTTTCCAGCAGATGAATATGTCCGTCTAGAAGAGCAAAAAGCAAAACTAGAAGAAGTGGGTGTATTTTTAGAAAGCTTTGGCCAAAATAGCTACATTATTCGTGCGCACCCAACATGGTTTCCGAAAGACCAAGAAGAGGAAACGCTTCGAGAAATTATTGACGAAGCTCTAACTTCTCCAAGCATTAGTATTCACAAGCTCAGAGAAGATACGGCAATAATGATGAGCTGCAAAAAATCGATCAAAGCAAACCATTATTTAACAATGAAAGATATGGAAGCTTTACTGGATACGTTAAGGGAAGCTAGTGATCCATTTACGTGCCCACATGGTCGTCCTGTCATTATTCAATACTCTACGTACGAACTTGAAAAAATGTTTAAACGTGTGATGTAA
- a CDS encoding PadR family transcriptional regulator codes for MTPNVLEYTLLQMIAREASSGYELANRLRIMQNTHHSQIYPALSKLEKAGYLVVHKHSQNKKPDKKVYTITQTGLDSLFAWSETPLKIPVTRDEFTTKVQLNWLNSSRTKGLIQERETYLNEQLVLIEETLAHFASLFDLKTSQDKLKNMSYQVYARKLELIKTELKWCYEMYKIL; via the coding sequence ATGACGCCAAATGTATTAGAATATACTTTGCTGCAAATGATTGCACGTGAAGCATCAAGTGGTTATGAACTAGCTAATCGTCTTAGAATTATGCAAAATACCCATCACAGTCAAATTTATCCTGCGCTTTCGAAGTTAGAGAAAGCCGGATATTTAGTAGTTCATAAACATTCTCAAAACAAAAAGCCAGATAAAAAAGTTTACACGATTACGCAGACAGGTCTAGATTCTCTTTTCGCTTGGTCGGAAACCCCGCTTAAAATCCCCGTCACTAGAGATGAGTTCACGACAAAGGTACAATTGAATTGGTTAAATAGTTCAAGAACCAAAGGACTGATCCAAGAACGAGAAACTTATTTGAATGAGCAATTAGTATTGATAGAAGAAACGCTAGCTCACTTTGCTTCTCTATTTGACTTAAAAACTTCACAAGATAAACTAAAAAATATGTCTTATCAAGTATACGCAAGAAAACTGGAGCTAATTAAAACCGAGCTAAAATGGTGTTATGAAATGTATAAAATCCTATAA
- the pflA gene encoding pyruvate formate-lyase-activating protein, with protein sequence MTEVLGRVHSVETMGTVDGPGIRFIVFMQGCLLRCQFCHNPDTWKIGTGTERSAQDVFDEAIKYKEFWDASGGGVTVSGGEPLLQVDFLIEFFTLCKKAGVHTTIDSCGGCFTRDPEFIEKLDRLMEVTDLILLDIKQINPEKHLKLTTKSNAPIIDFAHYLRDKEQPIWIRHVLIPTKTDDPEELTKLHEFIQTLPNVKQVDVLPYHTMGVYKWKEMGIRYPLEGIEAPEEEVVVLANKILETSSYK encoded by the coding sequence ATGACAGAGGTTTTAGGAAGAGTTCATTCAGTCGAAACAATGGGGACAGTTGATGGACCCGGTATTCGGTTTATTGTTTTTATGCAAGGGTGTTTACTTCGTTGTCAGTTTTGTCATAATCCTGATACTTGGAAAATTGGTACCGGCACAGAAAGATCTGCTCAAGATGTATTTGATGAAGCGATTAAGTATAAAGAATTTTGGGATGCATCTGGTGGTGGAGTAACAGTAAGTGGCGGAGAACCCTTACTTCAAGTAGATTTCCTAATTGAGTTTTTCACGCTATGCAAAAAAGCTGGTGTGCACACGACTATTGATTCATGCGGCGGTTGTTTTACACGTGATCCAGAATTTATTGAGAAATTAGATCGTTTAATGGAAGTCACAGATTTAATTTTACTTGATATTAAACAAATCAATCCAGAAAAACACTTGAAATTAACAACGAAATCTAATGCTCCAATTATTGATTTTGCTCATTATCTTCGTGATAAAGAACAACCAATTTGGATAAGACACGTGCTAATTCCTACTAAAACAGATGACCCAGAAGAGTTAACAAAATTGCATGAGTTTATTCAAACACTTCCAAATGTGAAACAAGTTGATGTGCTTCCATATCACACAATGGGTGTTTATAAATGGAAAGAAATGGGCATTCGTTATCCACTTGAAGGAATTGAAGCTCCGGAAGAAGAAGTAGTCGTGCTAGCAAATAAAATTCTTGAAACAAGTAGTTATAAATAG
- a CDS encoding TIGR00282 family metallophosphoesterase: MKLLFIGDVVGSIGRDAVTEYLPQLKKKYKPTITVINGENAASGRGITEKIYKDFLELGANAVTLGNHTWDNRDIFEFIDDAKYLVRPANFPDDTTPGTGMVFVKSNQHEIAVINMQGRTFLADLDDPFRKMDELVEEAKKRTNIIFVDFHAETTSEKEAMGWYLDGRVTAVVGTHTHVQTSDNRILPEGTAYLTDTGMTGPYDAILGMEKEAVIRRFKTALPTRFEVPKTGRAVLSGCLITLDETTGKAQKIDRILINEDHPFSFD; encoded by the coding sequence ATGAAATTATTATTTATCGGTGATGTTGTTGGTTCAATTGGCCGCGACGCCGTAACAGAATATTTACCACAATTAAAGAAAAAATATAAACCAACCATTACTGTTATCAATGGTGAAAATGCTGCAAGTGGTCGAGGAATTACAGAAAAAATTTACAAAGATTTTCTAGAGCTTGGTGCAAATGCTGTGACACTTGGTAACCATACTTGGGATAACCGTGATATTTTTGAATTTATCGATGATGCGAAATATCTCGTTCGTCCAGCTAACTTCCCTGATGATACAACACCTGGCACTGGAATGGTATTTGTAAAAAGTAATCAGCATGAGATTGCTGTTATTAATATGCAAGGCCGTACTTTTTTAGCAGATTTAGATGACCCCTTCCGCAAAATGGACGAACTAGTGGAAGAAGCTAAAAAACGAACAAATATCATTTTTGTTGATTTTCATGCTGAAACCACAAGTGAAAAAGAAGCAATGGGCTGGTATTTAGATGGACGAGTGACCGCTGTTGTTGGAACACATACCCATGTACAAACATCAGATAATCGGATTTTACCAGAAGGGACTGCTTATCTTACGGATACTGGAATGACTGGACCATATGATGCGATACTTGGAATGGAGAAAGAAGCCGTTATCCGTCGTTTTAAAACGGCTCTGCCAACTAGATTTGAAGTACCAAAAACTGGTCGTGCAGTCTTATCAGGATGTTTGATTACACTAGATGAAACAACTGGGAAAGCGCAAAAAATTGACCGAATACTCATCAATGAAGACCACCCATTTTCCTTTGATTAA
- the mutS gene encoding DNA mismatch repair protein MutS encodes MTEYTPMIKQYLEIKDKYQDAFLFFRLGDFYEMFFEDALKASQILEITLTGREGGTKEKIPMCGVPYHSASGYIDTLIEKGYKVAICEQVEDPKTTKGMVKREVVQLISPGTVMDERGLKAKENNYIAALYCYEGKEYGFAYSDLSTGELKSTVIDASEDRLINELTTLSTRELVVSSTGKEVLSSAMKEQLGLTFSIHEEDAIPTENEKLVTRHMSLSEKRAIGKLLHYLKETQKRDLGHLQQAVHYETSSYMKMDYYSKRNLELAESIRGKGRQGTLLWLLDNTQTAMGGRMLKQWIDRPLIDRKKIIERQNDVSELMAHFFERLELVENLKNVYDLERLAGRVAYGNVNARDLIQLRNSLYQIPRIRATLLSMNTPSLTELANQLDPCEELTEKLEEAIMDSAPISIREGGIIKDGYNSQLDTYRDASRNGKTWIAELERKERELTGIKTMKVGFNRVFGYYIEVTRANTHLLPEGRYERKQTLANAERYITPELKEKEKLILDAEEKSMELEYQLFTEVRETVKDYIERLQKLAKSVSEIDCLQSFADVSEKNHFIRPTLSEDGSLHVKQGRHPVVEKVMGAQSYVANDCDLDKNREILLITGPNMSGKSTYMRQVALMAVCAQVGCFVPAEEAILPIFDQIFTRIGAADDLIAGQSTFMVEMLEARNAIVHATKDSLILFDEIGRGTATYDGMALAQAIIEYIHENVHAKTLFSTHYHELTDLEKELCGLQNIHVSAVEENGKVVFLHKIKEGPADKSYGIHVAELAELPKSLIERASRILEQLENDDKKIIISSETQPEEIHEEIQLSMFPVEPEKKTSSKEAKLIKEIAALNIMQMTPMDAMNKLYELQSKTH; translated from the coding sequence ATGACAGAGTATACACCAATGATTAAGCAATACTTGGAAATCAAAGATAAATATCAAGATGCTTTCTTATTTTTCCGTTTAGGAGATTTTTATGAAATGTTCTTTGAGGATGCGCTAAAAGCTTCTCAAATTTTAGAAATTACACTTACTGGTCGTGAGGGTGGAACGAAAGAGAAAATCCCGATGTGCGGGGTTCCATATCATTCTGCGAGTGGATATATTGATACCTTGATTGAAAAAGGATATAAAGTCGCTATTTGTGAACAAGTAGAAGATCCAAAAACAACAAAAGGCATGGTAAAACGAGAAGTAGTTCAGTTAATTTCACCCGGAACTGTGATGGATGAACGGGGTCTTAAAGCAAAAGAAAACAACTATATTGCAGCACTTTACTGTTATGAAGGAAAAGAATATGGTTTTGCTTACTCTGACCTATCTACCGGAGAGCTGAAATCCACAGTTATCGATGCGAGTGAAGATCGTCTAATTAATGAGCTAACAACACTTTCAACAAGAGAGTTAGTCGTTTCGTCAACTGGAAAAGAAGTACTCTCAAGTGCAATGAAAGAGCAACTAGGCCTCACTTTTTCTATTCATGAAGAAGATGCGATTCCTACTGAAAACGAAAAGTTGGTTACTCGCCATATGTCTTTATCAGAAAAGCGAGCAATTGGTAAATTACTACATTATTTAAAAGAGACACAGAAACGAGATCTTGGTCATTTACAACAAGCTGTCCACTATGAAACAAGTAGTTATATGAAAATGGATTATTATTCAAAACGTAACTTAGAACTAGCGGAGTCCATTCGTGGCAAAGGACGTCAAGGGACACTGCTTTGGCTACTTGATAATACGCAAACGGCAATGGGTGGCCGAATGTTAAAACAATGGATAGATCGACCGCTAATTGATCGTAAAAAGATTATCGAACGTCAAAATGATGTCAGTGAACTTATGGCTCATTTTTTCGAACGCTTAGAACTGGTAGAAAACTTAAAAAATGTATATGACCTAGAACGTCTTGCTGGTCGGGTTGCATATGGTAATGTTAACGCACGCGACTTGATTCAGCTGCGGAATTCGTTATATCAAATCCCGCGAATTCGTGCAACACTACTTTCAATGAATACACCTAGCTTAACTGAGCTAGCAAACCAACTAGACCCATGCGAAGAATTGACTGAAAAACTAGAAGAAGCAATTATGGACTCCGCACCGATTTCAATTCGCGAAGGCGGCATTATTAAAGACGGATATAACAGTCAATTAGATACTTATCGTGATGCAAGCAGGAATGGTAAAACATGGATTGCTGAATTAGAACGGAAAGAGCGGGAACTAACAGGCATTAAAACGATGAAGGTGGGTTTTAATCGCGTGTTTGGTTATTACATTGAAGTTACCCGAGCGAATACACATTTGCTCCCAGAAGGTCGCTATGAGCGTAAACAGACCCTAGCTAATGCCGAACGTTATATTACTCCAGAATTAAAAGAGAAAGAAAAACTAATTTTAGATGCAGAAGAGAAAAGCATGGAATTAGAATATCAATTGTTTACAGAAGTCCGAGAAACTGTAAAAGACTACATCGAACGCCTTCAAAAACTAGCAAAATCTGTCAGCGAAATTGATTGTTTACAAAGTTTTGCAGATGTTAGTGAGAAAAATCATTTTATTCGCCCAACACTTAGCGAGGATGGGTCACTCCATGTAAAACAAGGTCGTCATCCAGTTGTAGAAAAAGTGATGGGAGCACAAAGCTATGTAGCCAATGATTGTGATTTAGACAAGAATAGAGAAATATTACTAATTACCGGTCCGAATATGTCCGGTAAAAGTACGTATATGCGTCAAGTTGCATTGATGGCAGTTTGCGCACAAGTAGGTTGTTTTGTACCAGCAGAAGAAGCAATTTTACCGATTTTTGACCAAATTTTTACAAGAATAGGTGCAGCGGATGATTTAATCGCCGGCCAAAGTACTTTTATGGTAGAGATGTTAGAAGCTCGAAATGCCATTGTTCATGCTACTAAAGATAGCTTAATTTTATTTGACGAAATAGGACGCGGAACTGCTACTTATGATGGAATGGCGTTAGCACAAGCTATTATTGAATATATTCATGAAAACGTACATGCCAAAACGTTATTTTCAACTCATTATCACGAATTGACTGACTTAGAAAAAGAGTTATGCGGTTTGCAAAATATCCATGTGAGTGCTGTAGAAGAAAATGGCAAGGTTGTTTTCCTTCACAAAATCAAAGAAGGACCAGCTGATAAAAGCTATGGGATTCATGTTGCTGAATTAGCCGAATTACCAAAGTCATTAATTGAACGCGCCAGCCGGATTCTCGAACAGCTTGAAAACGACGATAAAAAAATCATTATTTCCAGTGAAACACAACCAGAAGAAATTCATGAGGAAATACAACTTTCGATGTTCCCAGTAGAGCCAGAGAAAAAAACATCTTCCAAAGAAGCAAAATTAATCAAAGAAATTGCTGCGCTAAATATTATGCAAATGACTCCAATGGATGCAATGAATAAATTATATGAACTACAAAGTAAAACGCATTAA
- a CDS encoding RicAFT regulatory complex protein RicA family protein, translating into MTVSKEEIMKKATELRDALEQTEEVSFYRLAEERINANSKVATKVSKIKALQKEVVNLEHYQKMEAMRQTENQIENVRADIDSLPIVTEFRRAQEDANDLLQSITSEITTKVTEELEKDN; encoded by the coding sequence ATGACTGTTTCAAAAGAAGAAATAATGAAAAAAGCAACGGAACTTCGTGACGCATTAGAACAAACCGAAGAAGTATCTTTTTACCGGTTAGCAGAAGAACGAATTAATGCTAACTCCAAAGTAGCGACGAAAGTTTCTAAAATAAAAGCACTACAAAAAGAAGTAGTCAATCTAGAACATTATCAAAAAATGGAAGCGATGAGACAAACGGAAAATCAAATTGAAAATGTTAGAGCAGATATTGACTCATTACCGATTGTAACGGAATTTAGACGTGCACAAGAAGATGCTAATGACCTGCTACAATCTATCACTTCAGAGATAACTACCAAAGTAACAGAAGAACTAGAAAAAGATAATTAA
- the pflB gene encoding formate C-acetyltransferase, which yields MTEQWYEFAGGNWQQEVDVRDFILKNYRLYDGDDSFLVGPTEATTKLWDQVMDLTKQERENGGVLDMDTKIVSTITSHDPGYLNKDLEKVVGVQTDVPFKRALQPFGGIRMAEVAAESYGFKVDEEISHIFSEYRKTHNQGVFDAYTAEMRAARKSGVITGLPDAYGRGRIIGDYRRVALYGVDFLIKQKKNDLNNTGLRTMSDDVIRQREELNEQIRALGELKVLGEKHGFDLGRPAKTAQEAFQWLYLGYLAAIKEQNGAAMSLGRTSTFLDIYVERDLRNGLITEEEAQEIVDHFIMKLRLVKFARTPDYNELFSGDPTWVTESIGGITEEGVPLVTKNSFRFLHTLDNLGPAPEPNLTVLWSTHLPSGFKKFCAKMSIKTSAIQYENDDVMRPKWGDDYAIACCVSAMRVGKQMQFFGARANLAKTLLYAINGGIDEKSKAQVGPAYRPIEGDVLDYNEVMEKYDAMMEWIAELYLNTLNVIHYMHDKYAYERIEMALHDTEVLRTMATGIAGLSVAADSLSAIKYATVRPIRDEDGIVVDYEIEGDYPKYGNNDDRVDEIAVDLLKTFMTKVRKHKTYRDAVHTTSVLTITSNVVYGKKTGNTPDGRRAGEPFAPGANPMHGRDTKGALASLSSVAKLPYEYGQDGISNTFSIVPKALGREDESQINNLVAMLDGYSTKMGHHLNINVFNRDTLLDAMDHPEEYPQLTIRVSGYAVNFIKLTREQQLDVIHRTMHESM from the coding sequence ATGACTGAACAATGGTATGAATTCGCAGGTGGTAACTGGCAACAAGAAGTAGACGTACGTGACTTTATCTTAAAAAACTATCGCTTATACGATGGTGACGACTCTTTTCTAGTAGGCCCTACTGAAGCAACAACAAAACTTTGGGATCAAGTAATGGACTTAACTAAACAAGAACGTGAAAACGGTGGCGTACTCGATATGGATACCAAAATCGTTTCAACCATTACTTCACATGACCCAGGTTACTTAAACAAAGATTTAGAAAAAGTAGTTGGTGTTCAAACTGATGTACCTTTCAAACGCGCATTACAACCATTCGGTGGAATTCGTATGGCAGAAGTGGCAGCTGAATCTTATGGTTTTAAAGTAGATGAAGAAATTAGCCATATTTTCTCTGAATATCGCAAAACACATAATCAAGGTGTATTCGATGCTTATACTGCCGAAATGCGTGCAGCTCGTAAATCAGGCGTAATTACTGGCCTTCCAGATGCCTACGGTCGTGGACGTATTATCGGTGACTATCGTCGTGTCGCACTTTATGGTGTGGACTTCTTAATTAAACAAAAGAAAAATGATCTAAATAATACAGGTTTACGCACAATGAGCGATGATGTTATTCGTCAACGTGAAGAACTAAACGAACAAATTCGTGCATTAGGTGAATTGAAAGTACTAGGTGAAAAACATGGTTTCGATCTTGGGCGCCCAGCAAAAACTGCGCAAGAAGCTTTCCAATGGTTATATCTTGGTTACCTTGCAGCAATTAAAGAACAAAATGGTGCTGCAATGAGTTTAGGTCGTACTTCTACATTCCTTGATATTTATGTAGAACGCGATTTACGCAATGGTCTAATTACAGAAGAAGAAGCGCAAGAAATTGTCGATCACTTCATTATGAAATTACGTCTTGTCAAATTTGCACGTACACCTGATTACAACGAATTATTCTCTGGAGATCCAACTTGGGTTACTGAATCCATCGGTGGTATTACTGAAGAAGGTGTTCCACTTGTAACGAAAAACTCTTTCCGTTTCTTACACACATTAGATAACTTAGGACCAGCTCCAGAACCAAACTTGACAGTACTATGGTCGACTCATTTACCATCTGGATTCAAGAAGTTCTGTGCAAAAATGTCGATTAAAACATCAGCTATTCAATACGAAAATGATGATGTTATGCGCCCTAAATGGGGAGATGATTATGCAATCGCATGTTGTGTATCCGCAATGCGTGTTGGTAAACAAATGCAATTCTTTGGTGCTCGCGCTAACCTTGCTAAGACGCTTCTTTATGCAATCAATGGTGGTATTGATGAAAAGTCGAAAGCGCAAGTTGGACCAGCTTACCGTCCAATTGAAGGCGATGTGCTTGATTACAATGAAGTAATGGAAAAATATGATGCAATGATGGAATGGATTGCAGAACTTTACCTAAACACTTTAAACGTTATTCATTATATGCATGATAAATATGCTTACGAACGTATCGAAATGGCATTACATGATACAGAAGTGTTACGTACAATGGCAACTGGTATCGCTGGACTTTCCGTTGCAGCTGACTCCTTATCGGCTATTAAATATGCCACTGTTCGTCCAATTCGTGACGAAGATGGTATTGTGGTTGATTATGAAATCGAAGGCGACTATCCTAAATACGGGAATAATGATGACCGCGTTGATGAAATTGCAGTAGATCTTCTAAAAACATTTATGACAAAAGTAAGAAAACATAAAACTTACCGTGATGCAGTCCATACAACATCTGTTCTTACAATCACTTCTAATGTAGTTTATGGTAAGAAAACTGGTAATACACCAGACGGACGTCGTGCTGGCGAACCATTTGCACCAGGTGCGAACCCAATGCATGGTCGTGATACAAAAGGTGCTTTAGCTTCACTTTCATCCGTTGCTAAACTTCCTTATGAATATGGTCAAGATGGTATCTCTAACACATTCTCTATCGTTCCTAAAGCATTAGGACGTGAAGATGAATCACAAATCAATAACTTAGTAGCAATGCTAGATGGTTATTCAACTAAAATGGGACATCACTTAAATATTAATGTATTCAATCGTGATACTTTACTTGATGCGATGGATCACCCAGAAGAATATCCGCAATTAACTATCCGTGTTTCTGGATATGCAGTTAACTTCATCAAATTAACACGTGAACAACAATTAGACGTTATTCACCGTACAATGCACGAATCTATGTAA